In Thalassoglobus sp. JC818, the following are encoded in one genomic region:
- the flgA gene encoding flagellar basal body P-ring formation chaperone FlgA, which yields MLKRLYAVMLMIQFAGVMNLAQAQQSTPVCLRLRANVQVFQPVVKLVDVIDSAPELLPRELREIDLCLIQLSGESIALDRQFIKLRLALCSDNRDIVLTGAEECQVQRIETAELTEASLEHFARLEVARLTDFQGEDVQVKVLQPVFRTNQRDVNLKVPLRFDFDFPRHSIWGRVSVQARAFHEDELVWSERVGMSVSRKCRVLAARRNISRDELVTPVMFEMQSTFTSEKIESPAIEQVIGKRSVKVIPAGSVVSADDFAEVQPANRDVVIHTRDAVRLVAKTRGLKFVVPRTQAMQSGRVGQLIRVKNLESNRIVTARVVAAGEAVVDLK from the coding sequence ATGCTGAAACGTCTCTATGCGGTCATGCTGATGATTCAATTCGCTGGAGTGATGAATTTAGCACAGGCCCAGCAATCGACTCCGGTGTGTCTTCGACTCCGGGCGAACGTCCAAGTCTTTCAGCCTGTTGTAAAGCTTGTTGATGTCATTGATAGCGCTCCAGAATTACTTCCTCGGGAACTGCGAGAGATTGATCTTTGTCTCATTCAACTAAGTGGAGAGTCAATCGCGCTTGATCGGCAATTTATCAAATTGCGGTTGGCGCTCTGTTCCGACAATCGAGACATCGTTCTCACTGGGGCGGAGGAATGCCAGGTTCAGCGAATTGAGACTGCGGAGTTGACCGAAGCGAGTCTTGAGCACTTTGCTCGATTGGAAGTCGCTCGTCTGACCGACTTTCAGGGTGAGGATGTGCAGGTGAAGGTTCTCCAGCCCGTCTTTCGAACCAATCAGCGGGACGTGAACTTGAAGGTTCCTCTTCGTTTCGATTTCGACTTTCCTCGTCATTCGATTTGGGGGCGCGTCTCGGTTCAGGCTCGTGCGTTTCATGAAGATGAACTGGTTTGGTCCGAGCGTGTCGGAATGTCAGTGTCTCGAAAGTGCAGAGTTCTTGCTGCCAGAAGAAATATCTCACGCGACGAACTCGTGACACCGGTGATGTTCGAAATGCAATCTACATTTACGTCCGAAAAGATTGAGTCTCCGGCAATTGAACAGGTGATCGGGAAACGGTCGGTCAAAGTGATTCCAGCAGGATCTGTAGTCTCTGCCGACGACTTTGCGGAGGTTCAGCCAGCGAACCGGGATGTGGTCATTCACACGCGAGATGCTGTGCGTCTGGTTGCGAAGACTCGCGGATTGAAGTTTGTGGTTCCTCGCACCCAAGCAATGCAATCGGGACGCGTCGGGCAACTGATTCGTGTCAAGAATCTTGAGTCGAACCGAATCGTCACAGCTAGGGTTGTGGCTGCGGGAGAAGCTGTCGTCGACTTGAAGTAA
- a CDS encoding flagellar basal body P-ring protein FlgI has product MRKFDARQLLFVFIVVSFVSSSATLNASEVRIQDITTVQGVQRNQLVGMGLVTGLDGTGGRSPVTRRFALNMLQRFGVRSDPVLRSIIERDTAQRTDNISVVTVTADLNSLDKQGSQIDVLVSAFDDAESLQGGQLIMTPLFGADGEVYAVASGPLSIGGFSFSGQGATVQKNHPTTGRIPNGAVVEVEVGNGIGCGGRVRLLLNDPSLETARRIGDVINEEFPQSAMIGDAGSVEIWIPEAFHGAVPEFLAIVEMMTVIPDVPARVVINERTGTIIVGEHVKLSKVLITHANLAVSTAESPEVSQPAPFSDGVTAIVPRTDIVVEEEDGTIAVLEESVTVGELAQALNALGVAPRDLSSIFQMLKESGSLHAELLFK; this is encoded by the coding sequence ATGCGTAAGTTCGATGCACGGCAACTGTTGTTCGTTTTCATCGTGGTCTCGTTTGTCTCATCGTCGGCGACTTTGAACGCATCAGAGGTCCGTATTCAGGACATTACAACAGTTCAAGGTGTGCAGAGAAACCAGCTTGTTGGAATGGGCTTGGTGACTGGGTTGGATGGGACTGGAGGTCGTAGCCCAGTCACTCGACGATTTGCATTGAATATGCTTCAACGGTTTGGCGTTCGTTCAGATCCCGTATTGCGAAGCATCATCGAACGGGATACCGCTCAGCGGACTGATAATATCTCGGTCGTTACGGTCACGGCCGATTTGAACAGCCTGGACAAGCAGGGATCACAGATTGATGTGCTTGTGTCAGCATTTGATGACGCGGAGAGTCTACAAGGCGGGCAGCTAATTATGACGCCTTTATTCGGGGCAGATGGTGAAGTTTATGCCGTTGCTTCGGGGCCATTGTCGATTGGAGGATTCAGCTTCTCCGGGCAGGGGGCTACGGTTCAGAAGAATCATCCAACGACCGGAAGAATTCCAAACGGCGCGGTCGTCGAGGTGGAAGTTGGAAACGGAATCGGTTGTGGAGGGCGAGTTCGTTTGCTTCTCAATGACCCATCGTTGGAGACCGCTCGCCGGATCGGTGATGTGATCAATGAGGAGTTTCCACAGTCGGCAATGATTGGAGACGCTGGATCGGTCGAAATCTGGATTCCGGAAGCCTTTCATGGAGCTGTTCCAGAATTCCTTGCGATTGTCGAAATGATGACGGTCATCCCTGATGTCCCTGCCCGCGTCGTCATCAATGAACGGACGGGGACGATCATCGTCGGTGAGCATGTCAAACTGTCGAAGGTGCTTATTACCCACGCGAATCTGGCGGTTTCCACTGCAGAGTCACCTGAGGTTTCCCAACCGGCACCATTCAGTGACGGTGTCACTGCCATTGTTCCGAGAACAGATATCGTTGTTGAAGAAGAAGATGGCACGATCGCCGTCCTTGAAGAATCTGTCACTGTTGGAGAACTCGCACAAGCTCTCAATGCGCTGGGAGTCGCGCCTCGAGACTTAAGCTCGATTTTCCAGATGCTTAAAGAATCGGGTTCACTGCACGCGGAACTACTCTTTAAGTAG
- a CDS encoding flagellar biosynthesis protein FlhA, giving the protein MSSTTSSAQSVFIRIDGESLLPLGLLGVLVIMLIPLPTFLLDILLASNLTLTILLLLVTMGARQALDLSVFPSLLLLLTLYRLSLNVATTRVILLSADAGKLVQAFGDFVVGGDLIVGLVIFLILIVIQFVVISKGAGRISEVAARFTLDALPGKQMSIDAELNAGSIDEKTAKKRREDLSQETEFYGAMDGASKFVRGDAIAGLIITAINLVGGMLLGITHGMSLTESLHRYSILTVGDGLISQIPALIIAVTAGILVTKTTSQNTLGEEIESQLLRSERPLWIAIAIISLLTMVPGLPKFPFFMVGLILVATVFWKNQSQKAEQSEETHEADSSPKESRTEVEDFLMRDRLTIELGSRLISLINSSRGKKLPERITSVRSDFAKERGICIPPIRVKSQLQLEPNRYHIRLGSRVVASGELQPDSLLAIPPDKTTAKIPGVDTIEPAFQLPAKWIEPSVETQAKAKHFTVVDSSGVLMTHLGEVLKTHGHELLSREVLKEMLDRVREFAPSIVDELKAESVRTAVLHQVLRQLAAEGVSLVDLTSILESIANHAAQCKDPNLLTDAVRADQGQVLCEPFLSESAELRVVAFDPRLEGRLRESLREGQLALGPQPLNSLIEVVQSCAENSRRLNLPIAVLTDKSLRRSIRRLFQNSFPYLGCLAYQEVPAGIPLDPIRIISLDEVFASVEPQAISDSKPSINAV; this is encoded by the coding sequence ATGTCCTCCACGACGAGTTCAGCACAGTCAGTTTTCATTCGCATCGATGGAGAATCCCTCCTGCCGCTCGGCTTGTTGGGTGTTCTGGTCATCATGCTGATTCCTTTGCCGACTTTTCTTCTCGATATCCTTCTCGCGAGCAATCTAACGCTTACGATTCTTCTGCTCCTCGTCACCATGGGAGCACGCCAGGCGTTGGACTTGTCAGTATTCCCATCGCTTCTCCTATTGTTAACGCTTTATCGGCTGTCACTGAATGTGGCGACGACGCGAGTCATTCTGCTCTCCGCAGATGCGGGCAAACTGGTGCAGGCGTTTGGCGACTTCGTGGTTGGCGGAGATTTGATCGTTGGACTCGTCATTTTCCTGATTCTGATCGTTATCCAATTCGTCGTCATTTCCAAAGGAGCTGGTCGCATTTCAGAAGTGGCAGCGAGGTTCACCCTCGACGCCCTGCCTGGAAAGCAGATGTCGATCGACGCAGAGCTGAATGCCGGCTCAATCGACGAAAAGACAGCAAAGAAACGACGCGAGGACCTTTCCCAAGAGACCGAATTCTATGGGGCTATGGATGGTGCCAGCAAATTCGTTCGCGGAGATGCGATCGCCGGATTGATCATTACAGCGATCAATCTGGTAGGAGGGATGCTGCTCGGAATCACTCACGGAATGTCTCTGACTGAGTCACTTCACCGCTACTCAATTCTAACAGTGGGCGACGGCTTAATCTCACAAATCCCGGCACTGATCATCGCGGTCACAGCGGGGATTCTGGTTACGAAAACAACCTCGCAAAACACACTCGGTGAAGAAATCGAGTCGCAACTGCTTCGAAGCGAACGCCCTCTCTGGATCGCCATCGCCATCATCTCTTTGTTGACGATGGTCCCCGGGCTGCCAAAGTTTCCGTTCTTCATGGTCGGACTAATTCTAGTCGCGACAGTGTTTTGGAAGAACCAATCCCAAAAAGCGGAACAGTCTGAAGAAACTCATGAAGCTGACTCATCTCCCAAAGAGAGCCGCACCGAAGTCGAAGATTTTCTGATGCGTGATCGACTGACGATTGAGCTCGGTTCTCGCTTAATTTCTCTCATCAATTCATCGCGCGGTAAAAAACTTCCAGAGAGAATCACTTCCGTTCGCAGCGACTTTGCCAAAGAACGTGGAATCTGCATTCCGCCCATTCGCGTGAAAAGCCAGCTGCAGCTTGAACCGAATCGATACCATATCCGCCTCGGAAGTCGAGTGGTTGCCTCTGGCGAACTGCAACCGGACTCATTGCTGGCCATCCCGCCTGACAAAACCACCGCGAAAATTCCGGGAGTCGACACGATCGAGCCGGCATTTCAACTTCCCGCAAAATGGATCGAACCTTCGGTCGAAACACAGGCTAAGGCGAAGCACTTTACTGTCGTCGATTCCTCCGGCGTCCTCATGACACACCTTGGTGAAGTCCTGAAGACACACGGACATGAACTGCTCTCTCGCGAAGTTCTTAAAGAAATGCTCGACCGCGTCCGAGAGTTTGCCCCTTCGATTGTCGATGAGTTGAAAGCTGAGTCGGTCCGGACTGCCGTCCTGCATCAAGTGCTGCGTCAACTCGCGGCCGAAGGAGTCTCGCTGGTTGATCTGACTTCAATTCTGGAATCAATCGCGAATCATGCCGCCCAGTGCAAAGACCCCAACTTGCTCACGGATGCGGTTCGCGCTGATCAAGGACAAGTATTGTGTGAACCGTTTCTCTCTGAATCAGCAGAATTGAGAGTGGTTGCTTTTGATCCACGCCTTGAAGGTCGCCTCCGGGAGTCGCTTCGCGAAGGCCAACTCGCACTTGGACCGCAGCCGTTGAATTCCCTGATTGAAGTCGTCCAGTCATGTGCAGAAAACTCACGGCGTTTGAATCTTCCGATCGCAGTCCTCACAGACAAGTCACTCCGCCGGTCCATTCGCCGTCTCTTTCAAAACTCTTTCCCCTATCTCGGGTGCCTCGCATACCAAGAAGTACCCGCCGGCATACCACTGGACCCAATACGCATCATCAGCCTCGATGAAGTTTTTGCTTCTGTCGAACCGCAAGCAATATCTGACTCCAAACCATCGATTAATGCCGTGTAG
- a CDS encoding flagellar basal body-associated FliL family protein, translated as MERGDNVTSENPPPQTSRMGRFSPWIILLAAVSGGAVPFLSPLIGDLPSDFSPASLANDTSENSSRITYVPFGEVTVNLDEGRMNRYLRLKMALQVLQDDQEMVTNLAESRSLELRNWLLSHLSDKNLDDIRGKVGQNQLRREIRNQFNTVLFPNGRDRINDILFEEFNVQ; from the coding sequence ATGGAACGAGGTGACAATGTTACTTCCGAGAATCCTCCGCCACAGACTTCCCGCATGGGACGGTTTTCGCCGTGGATCATTTTGCTCGCGGCTGTGTCAGGAGGAGCGGTTCCTTTTCTCAGTCCGCTGATTGGCGACCTACCCTCCGACTTCTCTCCTGCGAGTCTCGCTAACGACACCAGCGAGAACTCATCCCGAATTACATACGTGCCCTTCGGAGAAGTGACTGTCAACCTCGATGAAGGGAGGATGAATCGATATCTACGACTCAAGATGGCTCTTCAGGTACTTCAAGATGACCAAGAGATGGTCACGAACTTGGCGGAGTCGCGTTCACTGGAGTTGCGAAACTGGCTTCTCAGTCATCTCTCCGACAAGAACTTAGATGATATTCGAGGCAAAGTGGGCCAGAACCAGCTACGCCGTGAGATTCGAAATCAGTTCAATACCGTTCTCTTTCCCAACGGCCGCGACCGTATTAACGACATCTTGTTCGAAGAATTCAATGTCCAATAA
- a CDS encoding flagellar basal body L-ring protein FlgH — protein MTKFTNTISVLLVTGVFVFIGQEEACAQSIWMRRTDDHAYLFYDTRARNVGDLVTVLVSQETDLDSREDRRMNKETESSGFFGFDFKTGGGLGANAADAAMDFQVSSEREFDGQSDYRNSQELTDRMTATVTSVFPNGNMVISGRRETMIAGESRFVTLSGIIRPIDLRPDNSIHSQFIADFQLVYDGDGASQSFTRQGWFARKVNHLWPF, from the coding sequence ATGACGAAATTTACAAATACAATTTCAGTCTTACTGGTCACTGGAGTATTCGTTTTCATTGGCCAGGAAGAGGCGTGTGCTCAATCGATCTGGATGCGTCGGACGGACGATCATGCCTATCTGTTTTACGACACGCGAGCCCGAAATGTTGGGGACCTGGTGACTGTGCTTGTCTCTCAGGAAACTGATCTCGATAGCAGGGAAGATCGGCGGATGAACAAAGAAACGGAATCGAGTGGCTTCTTCGGATTTGATTTCAAGACGGGCGGGGGACTGGGAGCGAACGCTGCCGATGCAGCGATGGACTTTCAGGTGAGTTCGGAACGCGAATTCGATGGTCAGTCGGACTATCGAAACTCACAGGAATTGACCGATCGCATGACAGCAACTGTGACGAGTGTCTTCCCAAATGGAAACATGGTCATCAGTGGACGAAGGGAAACGATGATCGCTGGCGAGTCACGATTTGTCACGCTCTCAGGGATCATTCGACCCATTGACTTACGACCGGATAACTCGATTCACTCCCAGTTTATCGCAGACTTTCAGCTCGTCTACGATGGAGATGGAGCGAGTCAATCGTTTACTCGTCAAGGTTGGTTTGCAAGAAAAGTTAATCATCTCTGGCCGTTTTAG
- the fliN gene encoding flagellar motor switch protein FliN, producing MSEIETSAKFTPTGSDEQPSAFPVDYPTRPSVDAASSRLPLKMFHDVQVHVSVELGRTRMTIHELLQLGEGSVIELDRNVSEAVDIIAQGVRIARGEVCIVEDHYAVRLTEIESESNTSVLDS from the coding sequence ATGTCTGAGATAGAAACTTCTGCCAAATTCACACCAACTGGGTCTGACGAACAACCATCGGCATTCCCCGTCGACTACCCGACACGCCCGTCAGTTGACGCGGCCTCGTCACGCTTGCCACTCAAAATGTTCCACGACGTCCAAGTCCATGTTTCTGTCGAACTCGGACGAACGCGAATGACAATTCACGAGTTGCTTCAGCTAGGCGAAGGAAGTGTGATCGAGCTTGACCGGAATGTCAGCGAAGCAGTCGACATCATTGCTCAGGGAGTGCGAATTGCTCGCGGCGAAGTTTGCATTGTCGAAGACCACTATGCCGTTCGACTCACTGAAATTGAATCTGAATCGAACACTTCAGTTTTGGATTCATAA
- a CDS encoding flagellar hook-basal body protein, with protein MLHGLYSSAIAMESSARHHEAIAHNLAHAQLPGHRRMQMRQGTFDDSLHETPEQLAARSLPGLRGANLSIDFTPGQSKPTGVPLDLAIEGQGFFEVETPDGLRYTRNGSFRLDDEGTLVTHEGYIVQGTQGRLSLSLPASLDQLKVQEDGRFFSGQRLVGQVKTVSFTDLQQLNPAGGTLFEYQGTDRPLADESTIRQGFLEQSNVSVTRELVEMISSQRRHEAAARSLETLTNAIQRHTQSYGGQ; from the coding sequence ATGTTGCATGGTCTCTACAGTTCAGCGATCGCGATGGAGTCGTCAGCGCGACACCATGAAGCGATCGCTCACAACCTCGCACATGCTCAACTGCCCGGGCATCGTCGCATGCAGATGCGCCAGGGAACGTTTGACGATTCGTTGCATGAAACGCCAGAGCAGCTCGCCGCTCGATCATTGCCAGGGTTACGGGGAGCAAACCTCAGTATCGACTTCACTCCCGGCCAGTCTAAGCCAACCGGAGTTCCACTCGACCTGGCGATTGAAGGTCAAGGGTTCTTCGAAGTCGAGACACCAGACGGCCTTCGTTACACGCGGAATGGAAGCTTTCGATTGGATGATGAGGGAACTCTCGTCACACACGAAGGCTATATCGTTCAAGGAACGCAGGGACGCCTGTCACTTTCGCTCCCAGCCAGTCTGGATCAGCTTAAGGTGCAGGAAGATGGAAGATTCTTTTCCGGACAGCGACTCGTCGGTCAAGTTAAGACCGTGAGCTTCACTGATCTGCAGCAACTCAATCCAGCGGGAGGAACGTTGTTCGAGTATCAAGGAACCGATCGTCCGCTGGCTGATGAATCGACAATTCGTCAGGGATTCCTTGAGCAGTCGAATGTTTCTGTGACGCGTGAACTTGTCGAAATGATTTCGAGTCAGCGACGTCACGAGGCCGCTGCGAGGTCGTTGGAAACACTCACAAACGCGATTCAGCGCCATACACAATCCTACGGAGGACAATAG
- the fliP gene encoding flagellar type III secretion system pore protein FliP (The bacterial flagellar biogenesis protein FliP forms a type III secretion system (T3SS)-type pore required for flagellar assembly.) yields the protein MFADSLTNVTSEMLRSEAFQSTSPHLKVALFLGAMAFLSSALVTMTAFTRIVIVLSFVRRALSTQEIPPTQVILGLSLFLTLFVMGPTLTTLEEEAVTPYLQERISGEAAWTRGSQILSQFMLAQTRKQDLLLMMDLADVQSIESPEEVPLRVLVPSFVISELKTAFIMGFCIYLPFVLIDLVVSVILMALGMMMMPPVVISTPCKLLLFILIDGWSLIVRSLSLSFQT from the coding sequence ATGTTTGCTGACTCTCTAACAAATGTCACAAGTGAAATGCTTCGTTCGGAAGCTTTTCAATCGACGTCACCCCATCTGAAAGTGGCACTCTTTTTGGGTGCGATGGCATTTTTGTCGTCTGCGCTCGTCACAATGACAGCTTTCACACGGATCGTCATCGTCCTCTCGTTCGTCAGGCGTGCGTTATCAACGCAGGAGATTCCGCCGACGCAGGTGATTCTCGGACTCTCTCTGTTCTTAACGCTCTTCGTGATGGGTCCGACATTAACAACACTCGAGGAGGAAGCTGTCACACCTTACCTCCAGGAACGCATTTCAGGAGAAGCTGCGTGGACTCGGGGCAGCCAAATCCTGAGTCAGTTCATGCTTGCCCAGACAAGAAAGCAAGACCTGCTGTTGATGATGGACCTCGCCGATGTCCAATCAATTGAGTCACCAGAAGAAGTCCCTCTGCGGGTGCTTGTGCCATCGTTTGTCATCAGTGAGCTGAAGACGGCATTTATCATGGGATTCTGCATCTACCTCCCATTTGTCCTCATCGACCTTGTTGTTTCTGTCATCCTCATGGCCTTAGGAATGATGATGATGCCACCAGTGGTGATATCCACCCCCTGTAAACTTCTCCTCTTTATTCTGATCGACGGATGGAGCCTCATTGTTCGCTCTCTCAGTTTGAGTTTTCAGACCTAA
- a CDS encoding rod-binding protein, translating into MGPLPIQPYLGSMSLGFDSGLVNRPNAQAGVELESLLISTLLKEMRQASGGGLFEGDESDTLGGMFDRYLSQFLAEQGGIGLTETLTQSLAIDSESKSGHPKIGE; encoded by the coding sequence ATGGGACCACTCCCCATTCAACCATATCTCGGATCGATGAGTTTGGGTTTCGATTCGGGACTCGTTAATCGACCTAATGCGCAAGCTGGCGTTGAACTCGAAAGTCTGTTGATATCGACACTATTGAAAGAGATGCGGCAAGCTTCCGGTGGAGGTCTCTTCGAAGGCGACGAGTCAGATACTCTTGGCGGAATGTTCGACCGATATCTGAGTCAGTTTCTGGCGGAACAGGGCGGAATTGGACTCACAGAGACACTCACTCAATCACTCGCGATCGATTCCGAATCGAAGAGTGGCCACCCAAAGATTGGTGAATGA
- the flgG gene encoding flagellar basal-body rod protein FlgG produces MIRSLYTSATGMKAQELLLDNTANNLANVNTTGFKRSHLNFADLMYTTVEQPGTEVAQGQVSPTGLQLGSGVRSSGTTKIFTPGTLEQTGNSLDIAIEGEGFLKVLMPNGDTRYTRDGALRIDGNGQLVTANGYLLDAGITIQDGISLSKLSIGEDGTVTGIVSGATENAVQLGQLQLARFLNSAGLSSEGGNLYAATPASGDEVLGVPGQDGLGIIRQGFLEGSNVEVVTELISLISAQRAYEVNSRAIRAGDEMLATSSEIVR; encoded by the coding sequence ATGATTCGATCTCTCTATACCAGTGCGACCGGAATGAAGGCGCAAGAACTGCTGCTCGATAATACAGCAAATAATCTTGCCAATGTGAATACAACGGGATTTAAGCGAAGTCATCTGAACTTCGCAGATCTGATGTACACGACAGTCGAGCAGCCGGGGACGGAGGTCGCTCAGGGGCAGGTCTCACCGACCGGGCTACAACTCGGAAGCGGTGTCCGAAGCAGTGGGACCACGAAGATTTTTACTCCGGGAACTTTGGAGCAAACAGGGAACTCTCTTGATATCGCGATCGAAGGAGAAGGCTTCCTTAAAGTTCTGATGCCAAACGGCGACACTCGCTACACCCGGGATGGTGCACTTCGAATCGATGGAAATGGCCAACTGGTGACCGCGAATGGGTATCTCCTCGATGCTGGGATCACGATTCAGGATGGAATCAGCCTCAGCAAATTGAGTATTGGTGAAGATGGAACAGTGACGGGAATCGTCTCTGGTGCCACAGAGAATGCTGTTCAACTCGGGCAACTGCAGCTTGCTCGTTTCTTAAATTCGGCGGGCCTTTCAAGCGAGGGGGGCAATCTCTATGCAGCGACGCCGGCTTCGGGAGATGAGGTTCTTGGAGTGCCTGGTCAGGATGGGCTGGGCATCATTCGTCAAGGATTTCTAGAAGGTTCAAACGTGGAAGTTGTGACAGAACTCATTTCTTTGATTAGTGCTCAACGTGCTTATGAAGTGAATTCTCGAGCAATCCGAGCAGGAGACGAAATGCTGGCAACTTCGTCGGAAATTGTCCGGTAA
- a CDS encoding FliM/FliN family flagellar motor switch protein produces MSNNISIDQPVIEPADFDKPRRPKQVLFKMLNQWLAETAARVTESWMSVCTHRIQLGAQSIEIVGDESARKSLPEEGYAIAISIGPEESTGFLCVEKTQLWMLLADLLDLNPDALPHDRSPTQTERSMLEILIEMYVSGLAAAWPGRGDLTCRFEELIERPHRKRISTAHSTWIKGTQTVTSRFGISEIFWLFPNSPIEEIVEDSVDSGTSSGSFTAGSLVHITEQIPFVVTVELGELSLSMTEITDLNIGDILLLDQSVHQPLSARIQGQNKWKGRPVRRGHQLAFQVSEVVSTPARSDILPLGQTD; encoded by the coding sequence ATGTCCAATAACATCTCCATCGATCAACCTGTTATTGAGCCTGCAGACTTCGATAAGCCTCGCCGTCCGAAACAGGTTCTCTTTAAAATGTTGAACCAATGGCTGGCCGAGACCGCTGCTCGAGTCACCGAATCCTGGATGAGCGTCTGCACTCATCGCATTCAACTTGGGGCACAATCCATTGAGATTGTCGGTGATGAGTCAGCACGAAAGTCTCTTCCAGAAGAAGGCTATGCGATCGCAATAAGCATTGGCCCTGAAGAGTCGACGGGATTCTTATGCGTAGAAAAGACACAACTCTGGATGTTGTTGGCCGACCTCCTCGATCTCAATCCCGACGCACTCCCCCACGACCGGTCTCCAACACAAACCGAACGTTCAATGCTTGAAATTCTTATTGAAATGTATGTGTCTGGACTTGCAGCTGCGTGGCCTGGTCGCGGCGATCTTACGTGTCGATTCGAAGAACTCATCGAACGCCCTCATCGCAAACGAATTTCGACAGCTCATAGCACCTGGATCAAAGGGACACAAACCGTCACGAGCCGTTTCGGGATATCAGAAATCTTCTGGCTCTTCCCAAATTCACCGATCGAAGAGATCGTCGAAGACTCCGTCGATAGTGGTACCAGCTCCGGAAGTTTCACAGCTGGCAGCCTTGTTCACATTACGGAGCAAATCCCATTCGTTGTCACTGTCGAGCTGGGTGAGTTGAGCCTAAGCATGACCGAAATCACTGACCTCAACATCGGCGACATTCTCCTTTTAGATCAGTCCGTCCATCAACCGCTGAGCGCCCGCATTCAAGGTCAAAACAAGTGGAAAGGACGGCCCGTCCGACGAGGTCATCAACTAGCGTTTCAAGTGAGTGAAGTCGTATCAACGCCTGCCCGAAGTGACATTTTACCTTTAGGACAAACCGATTGA
- a CDS encoding flagellar biosynthetic protein FliO: MPVLAGLWIIYGLLAGPFTIGYAEDYSVWKSIDANVDIDSLFNSDTTALIDQQPIPSTTTPNLHINSDRSIFGESKQANGSLLCGKHEEPSKGYSLSESSQTQMQSGPFASLDDIDSSVQSLSEEELSPEIPDIWTLIPMTSLVLIAALGTAVLLKWFQSSRPIQTPQRIVRQIETLNLGPRARLHLVAVHDENILVAIDTHGIKSVTVVPSWSRGIDSEAIVTTGEKTSDQGSCDVC, encoded by the coding sequence GTGCCAGTTCTCGCAGGGCTGTGGATCATCTATGGGCTCCTTGCTGGACCGTTCACTATTGGATACGCCGAAGACTATTCGGTTTGGAAATCGATTGATGCAAACGTCGATATCGACTCTCTATTCAATTCAGATACCACCGCGCTCATTGACCAGCAACCGATCCCCTCAACGACCACCCCGAATTTGCATATAAACTCCGATCGTTCAATTTTCGGCGAGAGCAAGCAAGCCAACGGCTCATTGTTGTGCGGTAAGCATGAAGAGCCTAGCAAGGGATATAGTCTCTCTGAGAGTAGTCAAACACAAATGCAATCCGGCCCCTTTGCTTCACTCGACGACATTGACTCTTCTGTACAGAGCTTATCGGAGGAAGAACTAAGCCCAGAGATTCCCGATATATGGACTCTCATCCCGATGACCAGTCTCGTACTGATCGCTGCATTGGGCACAGCTGTATTATTGAAGTGGTTTCAATCATCACGGCCGATTCAAACACCGCAGCGAATCGTTAGGCAAATAGAGACATTAAATTTAGGGCCTCGAGCGAGACTGCACCTTGTGGCAGTGCATGATGAGAATATTCTGGTCGCGATCGACACTCATGGCATCAAATCTGTGACAGTTGTTCCAAGTTGGTCACGAGGAATCGATTCCGAAGCGATCGTGACAACTGGCGAGAAAACTTCAGATCAAGGATCTTGTGATGTTTGCTGA